A section of the Desulfurellaceae bacterium genome encodes:
- a CDS encoding RidA family protein, with protein MSKEVVTPTGMESYYTNFHFAPAIKDGDRLFCSGQLGNGADNAIADDPETQFTQAFENVKAVLETAGVSFDNVVEMTTFHVGLRDNLGTFMKVKDRYMAEPYPAWTAIGTTELAFPGALVEIKVIARLSA; from the coding sequence ATGAGCAAAGAGGTTGTGACTCCGACCGGTATGGAGAGCTACTATACGAACTTCCATTTCGCCCCGGCGATCAAGGACGGTGATCGCCTGTTCTGCTCCGGCCAGCTCGGCAACGGCGCCGATAACGCCATTGCCGACGACCCTGAAACCCAGTTCACCCAGGCGTTCGAGAATGTCAAAGCCGTCCTGGAAACGGCCGGTGTCTCGTTTGACAACGTGGTCGAGATGACGACCTTTCATGTCGGCCTGCGCGATAACCTGGGCACGTTCATGAAGGTTAAGGATCGCTATATGGCAGAGCCCTATCCGGCCTGGACGGCGATTGGTACTACCGAGTTGGCGTTTCCCGGCGCCCTGGTCGAGATCAAGGTGATTGCCCGGCTCAGTGCCTAG